A region of Dioscorea cayenensis subsp. rotundata cultivar TDr96_F1 chromosome 5, TDr96_F1_v2_PseudoChromosome.rev07_lg8_w22 25.fasta, whole genome shotgun sequence DNA encodes the following proteins:
- the LOC120262338 gene encoding elongator complex protein 3 isoform X1: protein MSTPDHRKKPAPGRGGVEIPVGLSDEEARVRAIAEIVSAMAERSRRGETVDLNALKSAACRKYGLSRAPKLVEMIAAVPEADRAALLPRLRAKPVRTASGIAVVAVMSKPHRCPHIATTGNICVYCPGGPDSDFEYSTQSYTGYEPTSMRAIRARYNPYVQARSRIDQLKRLGHSVDKVEFILMGGTFMSLPADYRDYFVRNLHDALSGHTSVNVEEAICYSEHSATKCIGMTIETRPDYCLGPHLRQMLSYGCTRLEIGVQSTYEDVARDTNRGHTVAAVADCFCLAKDAGFKVVAHMMPDLPNVGVERDLESFKEFFESPAFRADGLKIYPTLVIRGTGLYELWKTGRYRNYPPELLVDIVARILSMVPPWTRVYRVQRDIPMPLVTSGVEKGNLRELALARMEDLGLKCRDVRTREAGIQDIHNKIKPEEVELVRRDYVANEGWETFLSYEDTRQDILVGLLRLRRCGRNTTCPELMGRCSIVRELHVYGTAVPVHGRDADKLQHQGYGTLLMEEAERIAQREHRSKKIAVISGVGTRHYYRKLGYELEGPYMVKYL, encoded by the exons ATGTCCACGCCGGATCACCGGAAGAAGCCAGCCCCTGGCCGGGGCGGCGTCGAGATCCCCGTTGGCCTCTCCGACGAGGAGGCTCGCGTCCGCGCCATTGCTGAGATTGTCTCGGCGATGGCGGAGCGCTCGCGACGGGGGGAGACGGTCGACCTTAACGCCCTCAAATCCGCTGCTTGCCGGAAGTATGGCCTCTCCCGCGCTCCGAAACTCGTGGAGATGATCGCTGCCGTCCCTGAGGCTGACCGTGCCGCTCTCCTCCCCCGCCTCCGTGCCAAGCCCGTCCGCACGGCCTCTGGGATCGCCGTTGTCGCCGTCATGTCAAAGCCTCACCGTTGCCCGCACATCGCTACTACTGGTAATATCTGCGTATATTGCCCTGGAGGCCCTGATTCGGATTTCGAGTATAGCACCCAGTCTTATACTGGCTACGAGCCCACCAGCATGCGTGCTATTCGTGCGAG ATATAATCCTTATGTTCAGGCTAGAAGTCGGATAGATCAATTGAAAAGGTTGGGTCATAGCGTGGATAAG GTTGAGTTCATTTTAATGGGGGGAACTTTCATGTCTTTGCCTGCTGATTATCGTGACTATTTCGTAAGGAATCTTCATGATGCATTATCAGGACATACTTCTGTTAATGTTGAAGAAGCAATCTGTTATTCAGAGCACAGTGCTACTAAATGTATTGGCATGACAATTGAAAC GAGACCTGACTATTGTCTAGGGCCGCATTTACGGCAAATGCTATCTTATGGCTGTACAAGATTGGAAATTGGAGTCCAAAGTACTTATGAAGATGTTGCTCGTGACACAAATAGAGGTCACACAGTAGCTGCTGTTGCTGATTGCTTTTGTTTGGCAAAGGATGCTGGATTTAAG GTTGTTGCTCACATGATGCCTGATCTTCCAAATGTTGGCGTGGAGAGGGATTTGGAAAGTTTTAAGGAATTTTTTGAGAGCCCAGCATTTCGTGCCGATGGTCTCAAAATCTATCCTACACTTGTAATCCGTGGAACTGGCCTTTATGAGCTTTGGAAAACTGGCAG GTATAGAAATTACCCACCAGAGCTCTTAGTGGACATTGTTGCAAGGATTTTATCTATGGTCCCTCCTTGGACACGTGTATATCGAGTCCAAAGAGATATACCCATGCCTCTAGTTACTTCTGGAGTTGAAAAGGGTAATCTAAGAGAGCTTGCATTGGCCCGTATGGAAGATTTGGGTTTGAAATGTCGCGATGTCAGAACACGTGAAGCTGGAATCCAG GACATTCATAACAAGATTAAGCCGGAAGAAGTCGAGCTTGTGAGACGTGACTATGTCGCAAATGAAGGTTGGGAAACCTTTCTGTCATATGAAGATACACGCCAG GACATTCTTGTTGGACTGCTACGCTTGCGTAGATGTGGTCGTAATACAACATGCCCTGAGCTTATGGGAAGGTGCTCTATTGTTCGTGAACTCCATGTATATGGAACTGCAGTCCCAGTGCATGGGCGTGATGCTGACAAGCTACAGCACCAG GGTTATGGAACACTCCTAATGGAAGAAGCAGAAAGGATTGCTCAAAGAGAACACCGATCGAAAAAAATAGCTGTAATTTCAGGTGTTGGTACTCGTCATTATTACCGCAAACTGGGTTATGAGCTTGAGGGACCATATATGGTCAAGTATTTATGA
- the LOC120262338 gene encoding elongator complex protein 3 isoform X2, whose translation MSTPDHRKKPAPGRGGVEIPVGLSDEEARVRAIAEIVSAMAERSRRGETVDLNALKSAACRKYGLSRAPKLVEMIAAVPEADRAALLPRLRAKPVRTASGIAVVAVMSKPHRCPHIATTGNICVYCPGGPDSDFEYSTQSYTGYEPTSMRAIRARYNPYVQARSRIDQLKRLGHSVDKVEFILMGGTFMSLPADYRDYFVRNLHDALSGHTSVNVEEAICYSEHSATKCIGMTIETRPDYCLGPHLRQMLSYGCTRLEIGVQSTYEDVARDTNRGHTVAAVADCFCLAKDAGFKVVAHMMPDLPNVGVERDLESFKEFFESPAFRADGLKIYPTLVIRGTGLYELWKTGRYRNYPPELLVDIVARILSMVPPWTRVYRVQRDIPMPLVTSGVEKGNLRELALARMEDLGLKCRDVRTREAGIQDIHNKIKPEEVELVRRDYVANEGWETFLSYEDTRQDILVGLLRLRRCGRNTTCPELMGRCSIVRELHVYGTAVPVHGRDADKLQHQPINAVCQHINQKVCAACAKLNE comes from the exons ATGTCCACGCCGGATCACCGGAAGAAGCCAGCCCCTGGCCGGGGCGGCGTCGAGATCCCCGTTGGCCTCTCCGACGAGGAGGCTCGCGTCCGCGCCATTGCTGAGATTGTCTCGGCGATGGCGGAGCGCTCGCGACGGGGGGAGACGGTCGACCTTAACGCCCTCAAATCCGCTGCTTGCCGGAAGTATGGCCTCTCCCGCGCTCCGAAACTCGTGGAGATGATCGCTGCCGTCCCTGAGGCTGACCGTGCCGCTCTCCTCCCCCGCCTCCGTGCCAAGCCCGTCCGCACGGCCTCTGGGATCGCCGTTGTCGCCGTCATGTCAAAGCCTCACCGTTGCCCGCACATCGCTACTACTGGTAATATCTGCGTATATTGCCCTGGAGGCCCTGATTCGGATTTCGAGTATAGCACCCAGTCTTATACTGGCTACGAGCCCACCAGCATGCGTGCTATTCGTGCGAG ATATAATCCTTATGTTCAGGCTAGAAGTCGGATAGATCAATTGAAAAGGTTGGGTCATAGCGTGGATAAG GTTGAGTTCATTTTAATGGGGGGAACTTTCATGTCTTTGCCTGCTGATTATCGTGACTATTTCGTAAGGAATCTTCATGATGCATTATCAGGACATACTTCTGTTAATGTTGAAGAAGCAATCTGTTATTCAGAGCACAGTGCTACTAAATGTATTGGCATGACAATTGAAAC GAGACCTGACTATTGTCTAGGGCCGCATTTACGGCAAATGCTATCTTATGGCTGTACAAGATTGGAAATTGGAGTCCAAAGTACTTATGAAGATGTTGCTCGTGACACAAATAGAGGTCACACAGTAGCTGCTGTTGCTGATTGCTTTTGTTTGGCAAAGGATGCTGGATTTAAG GTTGTTGCTCACATGATGCCTGATCTTCCAAATGTTGGCGTGGAGAGGGATTTGGAAAGTTTTAAGGAATTTTTTGAGAGCCCAGCATTTCGTGCCGATGGTCTCAAAATCTATCCTACACTTGTAATCCGTGGAACTGGCCTTTATGAGCTTTGGAAAACTGGCAG GTATAGAAATTACCCACCAGAGCTCTTAGTGGACATTGTTGCAAGGATTTTATCTATGGTCCCTCCTTGGACACGTGTATATCGAGTCCAAAGAGATATACCCATGCCTCTAGTTACTTCTGGAGTTGAAAAGGGTAATCTAAGAGAGCTTGCATTGGCCCGTATGGAAGATTTGGGTTTGAAATGTCGCGATGTCAGAACACGTGAAGCTGGAATCCAG GACATTCATAACAAGATTAAGCCGGAAGAAGTCGAGCTTGTGAGACGTGACTATGTCGCAAATGAAGGTTGGGAAACCTTTCTGTCATATGAAGATACACGCCAG GACATTCTTGTTGGACTGCTACGCTTGCGTAGATGTGGTCGTAATACAACATGCCCTGAGCTTATGGGAAGGTGCTCTATTGTTCGTGAACTCCATGTATATGGAACTGCAGTCCCAGTGCATGGGCGTGATGCTGACAAGCTACAGCACCAG CCTATAAATGCAGTTTGTCAGCATATAAACCAAAAGGTTTGTGCGGCTTGTGCCAAACTGAATGAGTGA